From the Lysinibacillus fusiformis genome, the window TTACTGAGTTACTATATCTCGATCAGCAACACCCTGTGTCCATCTGCTGGAACCATGCATGTTCTAATGTAATAATCACCATGTTAAATAAAGAGCAGCTTTTGCAGCTATAACAAAGGAGGATAAGTGATTCGTTACTACCCCCTCAAAAAATGAGTAGTGAACGCCTTTGCTAAAAAGTTAATGGGTTGGAGTGGAAGGCTACGTGACTCCCGTGGGATAGCGAGACAGGCAAAACTCTAAACGGAGCGGTAGCGGAGGAAGCGATTCGGCGCTCGCCCACAGGAAAGCAAGTAGCCTGCAACGGAAATTCATTTTCACTTTTTACAAAAATTCTATTGATTGTTTTTCAACACTATGAAAGGAGGAGAAATCGAATAATTTCGCCTCCTTTCATTATTAATAGAAAACGCTGCGCTAGCGTGTCGTTTATTCGACCCACTAGAACAGCGTTATCTGTATTATTTAAATAAGTCTGGATACATTTCTTTCGCTAGGGCTTCCATTCCATCAATTGTGTTATAGCCATAGCCGAACATGTAATTGTAGTCTACAATATACATTTGTTTATTTTTAATAGCCTTCATGCTTGAAAGTTTAGGGTTCGCATAAATTTCTTCACGTACTTTTGTCAAATCAGAACCGTCCCAGTTAGGAAGAATTAATACATCTGGATCTGCAGCAATCAATGTTTCAACACTTACATCGCCTGTTTCATCTTTGAAAATATTATCTAATTTAACCATTTTGAATGCATCATTAAAGAATGATTCATCGTGTGCTGGATAAACAAAAAGCTCTTTTGGATCATTCGTGTGCAGATATGCAAATGTTTTTTCTTCTTTAATACTTTCTAATTTTGAAGAAATATCTTGTTGTCGGCCTTTTAATTCTTTAATAAAGCTGTCTGCTTTGTCTTGAACATTAAAAATTTCTCCGATATTTTCGATATCTTTGTAAATAGAATCATATGTGCCACCTGTTACAGATGATTCTAAAACATATGTTTTTACACCCATTTCATTAAGAGAGTCTACTGTTCCTACTCCCCATTCAGCATTATCAAATAAGCCACCACGACCAAATACTAAATCAGGATCAGTCCCTAATGTAACCTCTTTCCCAACATATTCATCACTTAAAATATTTAGCTTAGCATATTCTTCTTCTACAGATTTATCAACTGCACCAAAGTTTGCCCCAACACCAACGATTTTATCGCCTAATCCTAGATGTAATAATAATTCAGCTGCTGGACGTGTATTTGCCATAATTCTTTCAGGTGCTTTATCAAATACTTGATCTTTCTTTTCCCATGTTGACCCACCCTCAGCTTTTGAAAAGTTCTCAACTGTCAGTGGATAATGCTCTTTCGTTTGTGTTGTTGCCTCAGATGTATCTTTTGATGTGTTACCGCAAGCTGTTAATGTTAATAAAGCAGCTAAACCAATTCCTAATAATAATTTTTTCTTCATGGTTTTCCTCCTACAGTCCATATGCAAATCCTAATCCATTCGTCACTGGATTAGTAAATGTTTGACATTTAATATGATATAAAGCTTCTATTGTTTCTGGTGTTAAAACTTCTTGCGGTGTGCCATGTGCATAGATTTCACCATCTTTTACCGCATAAAGATAATCACAGTAATGTGCAGCCATTTCTAGATCATGAAGTGCCGCTAAAACACCGATGTTTAAACTTCTTACACAGGATAGTATTTCAATTTGATAGCGAATATCTAAATGATTTGTTGGTTCATCCAAAATCATAAATTTAGGCTGTTGAGCAATCGTTCTAGCTAAAATAACCCTTTGCTTTTCGCCACCAGATAATGAAAGAAAACTACGTCCTCTATAAGATTGTAAGTTCGTTCTTGTCAATGCCTCTTCTACGATGTCAAAATCCTTTTGGTTATCTGACTCTAGCATTTTTTTATGAGGTGTTCTGCCTAACATCACCATTTGTTGTACCGTTAAATCAAAGTGCATTTCATTGAATTGTCCAACTACACCTAAGTGCTGAGAAATCTTTTTTTCAGGACTTTTTAAAACATCTAAATCATCTAAGAAGACCATCCCTTTTTGTGGCACGAGGCTTTTATAAATACTTTTCAACAAAGTTGACTTTCCGCATCCGTTTGGTCCGATTAAGCCCACAAATTGTTGCTTATTCACATGAATGGATATGTTTTTTACGATTTCCTTTTTGCCGATTTTTACTTCTATTTCCTTTGCTACTAATTCCATTGTTCTACCCTCCGAAGTTGTAACCTTTTTTTACAATCATATAGATAAATAATGGTGACCCAATGACAGAAGTAATAATTCCAATCGGTAATTCTACATTTTGGATTAATGTTCGAGACAGAATATCTGCCCAAATCATGAAAAGTCCTCCTAAGAGCAATGTTCCTAACATTAATCGTTTATGGTCTGCACCGAAAATTCCTCTCGTGATATGTGGAATTATTAAACCAACAAAACCGATCATACCTGCATAAGCGACCATCGTTCCTGTAATTAGCGAGGTAAGAATCATATACAATTTACGATAAGCACTTAAATTGATCCCTAATGTGATAGCTGATTCATCCCCAAGTAGCATTGTATTTAGCACACGATGTTGGAAAAGGAATAATGCAGCTCCCAGCACAATTACGACTGTTAAAATCGGTGTTTTGTCCCAGCTAGCTGAGGCTAAACTTCCCATAGACCAAAATGTAACAGTTTTAATGCCCTCAGCATTATTGGCAAAGAAGATGATAAGGCTTGAAAACGAACTACATAATGCACCGATAACAACCCCTGATAAAACAAGTTTTACTGAAGTTGCTTTGCCGCCAATGCTGGATAGGATAAGCACTGCCATCGAGGTAAGCATTGCCCCAGCAAATGCACCAAAGGCTACCCCAAATTGTGCTAATAATGCACTGCTCCCAAAACCAACTAGGATAGCAAACGTTGCACCCAATGACGCACCTGAAGAAATACCAAGTATGTATGGATCAGCAAGCGGGTTTTGTACAACTGCCTGCATGACAGCTCCACACAATGCAAGTCCGACACCAATCAATAAGGCAAAAACCACACGCGGCATTCTGACCTGTAAAATAATATTCAAGTAAGATTCACTTTCCACACTATCAAGCGTGCCAAGCTTCCCATTGGATATAGTATGTAGCAAAATATCCATCGATTGCTTGAAAGGAATGCTGACTTGTCCTATTGATACAGAAAAAACGGCAGATATTAAAATGGAGGCTATTAAAAGCAAGATAATAACATAATAAATATTGCCCATTCCTATTCTGTTAGCTTCCTGTTTATCCAAGATTTCACCTCTATCTATTAAACTATTAGTTAATGATAACGATTATCATTTTCATTTTGTATTGTAAGTGATAATCCATTGAAAAACAACAGGAAAATTTTTAATTATAGATTATTCATACATTTAATAGATGAATAATCCAGTAATGGCGCTTTAGTTGACTAAAATTATTTTTCCCTTGGAAATAAAAACAGCTAGTTATAAATTCCAATTATTATATAGAAGAGAAAATTTAGGAATTTCTAAAAATAGGAGATGTAAAATGAAAAAACGCATTTTTATTAGACAAAGGTGGAGCAACCATAAGGACAACAATCTGTGATGAGATTGCTTACGGAAATGAAATGAAACAATTTGAGGAGCCAGCGTCACAGATGAGACCTTTCGTGAGTAAAGCGGCTCACCGGACACCTCCTAGAAAGGACGCTGGTGGAACGGAAATCAACCCCCCTGCCTTGCCAAAAGGTCTTTTTCTGCTCGTGACATGATTTTTTTCAACAACAAAACCACTTCCCATAAAATGATGGAAAGTGGTCATGTTTACTTAAAAGATTGTGCTTTTAGTTTAAGCTAAATCTTACATCATTCCTGGCATACCGCCCATGCCACCCATATCTGGCATAGCTGGTGCTGCTTCAGGGATATCTGCTACAACCGCTTCTGTTGTTAAGAATAGCGCTGCAACTGATGCTGCGTTTTGTAGAGCTGAGCGAGTTACTTTTGCTGGGTCTACTACGCCTGCTTCCATCATGTTTACCCATTCGCCAGTTGCCGCATTGAAACCAATGCCAATTTCTTCACGTTTTAGGCGATCTACGATAATTGAGCCTTCAAGACCAGCGTTATTAGCAATTTGACGAACTGGTTCTTCTAAAGCACGTAGAACAATTTTCACACCTGTAGCTACGTCGCCTTCTACTGAATCAGCTGCTTTCTCCACTGCTGCATAGACGTTTAGAAGAGCCGTACCACCACCTGATACAATACCTTCTTCAACAGCCGCACGAGTTGAGTTTAAAGCATCCTCAATACGAAGTTTACGCTCTTTAAGCTCTGTTTCTGTTGCAGCACCAACTTTGATAACTGCTACACCACCTGCTAATTTTGCAAGGCGTTCTTGTAATTTTTCTTTATCGAATTCTGAAGTAGTTTCAGCAAGTTGTGCACGGATTTGACCAATGCGTGATTCGATTGCGTCTGCTCCGCCTACACCTTCAACGATTGTTGTGTTGTCTTTTGTTACAACAACTTTTGCGGCACGACCAAGTGCAGAAATATCAGCTGATTTTAGGTCTAAGCCTAATTCTTCTGTAATCACTTGTCCACCTGTCAGGATAGCAATATCTTCAAGCATTGCTTTACGACGATCACCGAAGCCTGGTGCTTTTACTGCTACCGCATTGAAAGTACCACGAAGCTTGTTCACAACAAGTGTTGCAAGTGCTTCACCTTCTACATCTTCAGCAATCATTAGAAGTGGACGACCTTGTTGTACCACTTGTTCTAATAATGGTAATACTTCTTGAATGTTTGTAATTTTTTTATCAGTAATTAAAATGTATGGATTATCAAGAACCGCTTCCATTTTATCTGTGTCAGTTACCATGTAATGAGAAGCATAGCCGCGATCAAACTGCATACCTTCTACCACATCTAGCTCTGTTGTGAAGCCTTTTGATTCTTCGATTGTAATAACACCATCGTTACCAACACGTTCCATTGCTTCAGCGATCAGTTGTCCAACTTCATCATCAGCAGCAGAAATAGCAGCAACTTGTGCAATTTCTTCTTTATTGCTTACTGGGCGAGAAATAGCGTGTAATTCCGTAAGTGCTGCAGCAACTGCTTTATCAATACCTTTGCGGATACCTACAGGATTTGCGCCAGCTGTAACGTTTTTCAAGCCTTCACGAATAATTGCTTGTGCTAAAACTGTTGCTGTAGTTGTACCGTCACCAGCGATTTCGTTAGTCTTAGAAGCCACTTCCGCTACTAATTTTGCTCCCATGTTTTCGTATGGGTTTTCTAGTTCGATTTCTTTTGCAATTGTCACACCATCATTTGTAATAAGTGGTGAACCGAATTTTTTTTCTAAAACAACATTACGTCCTTTTGGTCCTAATGTTACTTTTACTGTATTTGCTAATTTATCTACACCTTGTAACATTAATGAACGAGCGTCTTCTGAGAATTTAATATCTTTTGCCATGAGAATTTACCCTCCTGAAATGGAATATTCGTTAAGCTTCTTCAATATATTTATATCAATTTCATCTTATTGTCACATTTGTTAAGCAAACAATAAGCATCCACCTTACATAAGGTGCGTTTAATGTTCTTATTCAATAATTGCAAGAATATCGCTTTCGCGTAAAATTAGGTATTCATTACCTTCAAATTTAACTTCTGTGCCAGCGTATTTAGAGAAAATAATGCGGTCGTCAACTTTAACGTCAAGCTCTACACGTTGCCCGTTCTCTAATACACGACCTGTCCCAACTGCTACTACTTTACCTTCTTGTGGTTTTTCTTTTGCAGAGTCAGGTAGTACAATACCGAATGCAGATTTTTCTTCTACCTCGATTAGTTCAATTACAATACGATCTCCTAGTGGTCTTAACAAGTGAAACAACCTCCTAATAATTAAATAATTGTTGATATTTATTAGCACTCTATATCAATGAGTGCTAACACAATTATTATGATAATCAATCACTCTTTTTTTTGCAAGTCAGAACTTCGAAAAATTTTGTTTTCTTTCCATATTCCTCTACAATAGAAAGGAAGCATATGAATGGAAAGGATTTTGACTGTGACTAATTCTCAAAAAGTAACGAAACATAAAAAAACAGCCCTGTATGTTTTGCTGATTTATATCTTGATGCAAATCTCGAGCAGATGGTTGCTCTTACCGTTCCATAAGCTCATGATGAAGATAACTGGTTTAGCTTCTGAACAAGCTGCTCCCATTACTCAAGGTTGGTATATTGCCTTAAGCTTTGCTATAGCGCTCATTTTAAGCCTAATCCTCACATCTCGAGATAAAGCCTTTTGGAACATTTATCAAGGAAAAAAAGAAACAATACCACTTACAATTGTGTGGGGAATCATCGGCTTCTTCCTAGTGTTCTTTGGACAAATGATTGGTGCGGCTATTGAGATGGCTGTTTTCGGTATTGAAGGAGGCTCACAAAATACTGCTGATATAGTCGCGATAGCTAAAGGCGCTCCCATTGCCATATTAGCAATTGTTGTATTCGGGCCAATTTTAGAAGAATTCGTCTTCCGCAGAGTGATATTTGGCTCGCTTGTCCAAACAACAAATTTCTGGGTGGCAGCTATTGTTAGCGCCATATTCTTTGCGATTATCCACTTCGACTTCTCACATATCTTGCTTTATACCATTTGTGGTTTAATTTTCGCCTTTTTATATCACAAAACAAAGCGTATTTGGACGTCTATTATTGCACACGTCATGCTTAATGGTTTTGTGACACTTGTACAATTCTATGCGGAACCATTGCAAAAGTTTCTTCAAGAACTAGAAAAAATGCAATAAATTTTTGTAAAGCTATTGTAAGTTGCAAAAATAACACAAAAGCTCGGTGTCCCATTTAGGGGCACCGAGCTTTATCTATTACTGTTGATTCAATTCTTCTATTTGTCGTCGTTGCTGCTCAAGCGCCTCTTCAATTTGACGCTTTTGCTCCGCTTCTTGTTCTTCTTTTAATCGAATTTCTTCTGATTTAAGATATTTCTTATAGCCAATTCGTGAAATCATGATACTAATTTCATACAAAATAAACAGTGGCACTGAAACCATTAAATGCGAAGCCAACTCAGGCGGTGCAATAATCGCTGCACATACAAATAAACCAAAGTACGAATATTTACGAATTCGAATGAGTAAATCCGGACTTAATATGCCAATTCGTGAAAAGAATAAAACAACAATTGGCAATTGGAAAAGGAAACCAAAAGGTATTGTAAGCTTAAACAAGAATGTAAAATACTGATGTATACCAATGGTTTGCTGTATCTCCAAATCATTCGATAAATTCATCATGAATTTAATGACATACGGGAATAGTAAAAAGTACGAAAAAGATAACCCTGCAAGAAACAATAAAAATGAATACGGAATATAGCTTAGAGTAGCTTTACGCTCTACTTCCCTTAATCCAGGGCTAATAAACGACCATAATTGATACATCAACACTGGTGATGAAAGAATAAATGCAATTATAAAAACAACTTGTATATAAATTGCAAGTGGTGTGACTACGTCAAATGCATGGAGCTCTATATTATATTCGGCTCCAGTCATTTGAAGGTATTTAACAAGCGGCTTTGCGACAAAAAATGCGCCGGCCATAGCTAGAACAAAGAAAACGGCAACAATGAACAGCCGTTTTCTTAATTCTTCTATATGCTCAATAACAGTTAGATCTTTTGGGTTCATTCCTCAAACATCCTAACTTACTTATCTAGTTCTTTCTTTTTCTTATCATCATCATCTTCGTCGGCTAAACCTTTAGTAGCATTTTTGAATTCACGTAGTGTTGAACCAAATGCCTTACCTAGCTCTGGTAACTTTTTAGGACCAAAAATTAGTAACGCGACAACTCCGATAATAATGAGGCTCATAGGACCAATACCACCCATTACAGCCACCTCCTCTTTATATCCATCATTTTAACGCATATTTCGCCATTTTGCTAACTAATTATATGTGAAAGTTTTTCGTCACTCTCACTGATTTGACCGCATTTTATTTAAATTATCTATTTGACAGAAACGGTGAATTACACTGGAAAATATGTATTGTTTTCACTCTTCCTGATTACGTATTAAATAAATAAGCGCTTGCAACTCTACCGATAAATCAATGGTTAGGAGCTGCATTCTATCAGGTACCGTTAAACGCTCTGGCGTAAAGTTTAAAATTCCCTTTGCATTCATGGCAGCTAAGCGGTCCGCCATTTTTTGAGCGGAGCGTGGTGAAACGGTTAAAATAGCAAGCTCTGCACCGTATTCTGCATATTTTTCTTCCAATAAATCTGGATGAAAAACTGGGATGTTGCTAATCATTTTGCCATCCTTCGGTGCTTTGGAATCGAATGCTACCACAATATGTGTATTATGGTTTTTTTGAAAATTATATTTTAATAATGCACTGCCTAAATTCCCCACACCAATTAACGCTACTTTTGTCGTT encodes:
- a CDS encoding CPBP family intramembrane glutamic endopeptidase, whose product is MERILTVTNSQKVTKHKKTALYVLLIYILMQISSRWLLLPFHKLMMKITGLASEQAAPITQGWYIALSFAIALILSLILTSRDKAFWNIYQGKKETIPLTIVWGIIGFFLVFFGQMIGAAIEMAVFGIEGGSQNTADIVAIAKGAPIAILAIVVFGPILEEFVFRRVIFGSLVQTTNFWVAAIVSAIFFAIIHFDFSHILLYTICGLIFAFLYHKTKRIWTSIIAHVMLNGFVTLVQFYAEPLQKFLQELEKMQ
- a CDS encoding ABC transporter ATP-binding protein, whose translation is MELVAKEIEVKIGKKEIVKNISIHVNKQQFVGLIGPNGCGKSTLLKSIYKSLVPQKGMVFLDDLDVLKSPEKKISQHLGVVGQFNEMHFDLTVQQMVMLGRTPHKKMLESDNQKDFDIVEEALTRTNLQSYRGRSFLSLSGGEKQRVILARTIAQQPKFMILDEPTNHLDIRYQIEILSCVRSLNIGVLAALHDLEMAAHYCDYLYAVKDGEIYAHGTPQEVLTPETIEALYHIKCQTFTNPVTNGLGFAYGL
- a CDS encoding redox-sensing transcriptional repressor Rex, whose protein sequence is MKQELKIPQATTKRLPLYYRFIQNFAQEGMERISSKELSEAMKIDSATIRRDFSYFGALGKKGYGYDVQHLLQFFSQTLDQHETTKVALIGVGNLGSALLKYNFQKNHNTHIVVAFDSKAPKDGKMISNIPVFHPDLLEEKYAEYGAELAILTVSPRSAQKMADRLAAMNAKGILNFTPERLTVPDRMQLLTIDLSVELQALIYLIRNQEE
- a CDS encoding FecCD family ABC transporter permease — translated: MDKQEANRIGMGNIYYVIILLLIASILISAVFSVSIGQVSIPFKQSMDILLHTISNGKLGTLDSVESESYLNIILQVRMPRVVFALLIGVGLALCGAVMQAVVQNPLADPYILGISSGASLGATFAILVGFGSSALLAQFGVAFGAFAGAMLTSMAVLILSSIGGKATSVKLVLSGVVIGALCSSFSSLIIFFANNAEGIKTVTFWSMGSLASASWDKTPILTVVIVLGAALFLFQHRVLNTMLLGDESAITLGINLSAYRKLYMILTSLITGTMVAYAGMIGFVGLIIPHITRGIFGADHKRLMLGTLLLGGLFMIWADILSRTLIQNVELPIGIITSVIGSPLFIYMIVKKGYNFGG
- the groL gene encoding chaperonin GroEL (60 kDa chaperone family; promotes refolding of misfolded polypeptides especially under stressful conditions; forms two stacked rings of heptamers to form a barrel-shaped 14mer; ends can be capped by GroES; misfolded proteins enter the barrel where they are refolded when GroES binds) encodes the protein MAKDIKFSEDARSLMLQGVDKLANTVKVTLGPKGRNVVLEKKFGSPLITNDGVTIAKEIELENPYENMGAKLVAEVASKTNEIAGDGTTTATVLAQAIIREGLKNVTAGANPVGIRKGIDKAVAAALTELHAISRPVSNKEEIAQVAAISAADDEVGQLIAEAMERVGNDGVITIEESKGFTTELDVVEGMQFDRGYASHYMVTDTDKMEAVLDNPYILITDKKITNIQEVLPLLEQVVQQGRPLLMIAEDVEGEALATLVVNKLRGTFNAVAVKAPGFGDRRKAMLEDIAILTGGQVITEELGLDLKSADISALGRAAKVVVTKDNTTIVEGVGGADAIESRIGQIRAQLAETTSEFDKEKLQERLAKLAGGVAVIKVGAATETELKERKLRIEDALNSTRAAVEEGIVSGGGTALLNVYAAVEKAADSVEGDVATGVKIVLRALEEPVRQIANNAGLEGSIIVDRLKREEIGIGFNAATGEWVNMMEAGVVDPAKVTRSALQNAASVAALFLTTEAVVADIPEAAPAMPDMGGMGGMPGMM
- the tatC gene encoding twin-arginine translocase subunit TatC translates to MNPKDLTVIEHIEELRKRLFIVAVFFVLAMAGAFFVAKPLVKYLQMTGAEYNIELHAFDVVTPLAIYIQVVFIIAFILSSPVLMYQLWSFISPGLREVERKATLSYIPYSFLLFLAGLSFSYFLLFPYVIKFMMNLSNDLEIQQTIGIHQYFTFLFKLTIPFGFLFQLPIVVLFFSRIGILSPDLLIRIRKYSYFGLFVCAAIIAPPELASHLMVSVPLFILYEISIMISRIGYKKYLKSEEIRLKEEQEAEQKRQIEEALEQQRRQIEELNQQ
- a CDS encoding ABC transporter substrate-binding protein is translated as MKKKLLLGIGLAALLTLTACGNTSKDTSEATTQTKEHYPLTVENFSKAEGGSTWEKKDQVFDKAPERIMANTRPAAELLLHLGLGDKIVGVGANFGAVDKSVEEEYAKLNILSDEYVGKEVTLGTDPDLVFGRGGLFDNAEWGVGTVDSLNEMGVKTYVLESSVTGGTYDSIYKDIENIGEIFNVQDKADSFIKELKGRQQDISSKLESIKEEKTFAYLHTNDPKELFVYPAHDESFFNDAFKMVKLDNIFKDETGDVSVETLIAADPDVLILPNWDGSDLTKVREEIYANPKLSSMKAIKNKQMYIVDYNYMFGYGYNTIDGMEALAKEMYPDLFK
- the groES gene encoding co-chaperone GroES, whose amino-acid sequence is MLRPLGDRIVIELIEVEEKSAFGIVLPDSAKEKPQEGKVVAVGTGRVLENGQRVELDVKVDDRIIFSKYAGTEVKFEGNEYLILRESDILAIIE
- a CDS encoding twin-arginine translocase TatA/TatE family subunit, whose product is MGGIGPMSLIIIGVVALLIFGPKKLPELGKAFGSTLREFKNATKGLADEDDDDKKKKELDK